The following DNA comes from Solanum stenotomum isolate F172 chromosome 11, ASM1918654v1, whole genome shotgun sequence.
GTGCAACAAGCGTAGGGTGACTGGGAAGCTGAAGGCCTAGAAATTATTGCAGTTTGTCAATATCTCCTAAATATGCTTTGCTCATTGCTAATCATATGCAAAAGGCATATCTTAATATTTAAGTAGCTTCTGTAGTTTTACGCCTGTTTCTCATTTACATTGGTATTCAAATTGAAGGAACAACCTGTTCCCTTTGACAACCTTTTCCTTATTTGGTTGATTTCCTGGTGTCTTATGTCACTGACAAGGGCTTACCGATTTTAATTCTTGATACTTTCAGAATGCAAAAATGTTTCTTTTCTGATATGGTCAACCTCTATTCCTGTTTTTCGTTGATGCTGGCAATCAAAAGGTCAGATTATTTTctgctttgttttttttttatggaactGGTAAGTAGTGATATTAATAATGTCAACTGCCAAGCCCTAAGACGGTGCTTGTAACATACAGGGATATTATCTGCTTTGTTGCTCAACTTGATATGACCTGGTCGCCTTgctatgcttgttcttgctttaacATAGAGTGATTCCTTTAAAAGCTAGTTTTTATGTGATGGAGAACCATGACAGACGGCTTACTCTTGTATTACCTGCACAGAGTGGCACATTTATTTCTTGCACCATGTTTATAACAAATTCATTTACCCTGTAAAATAGCCTTGAGTGTCTTAGACCAGTTCCGTCCACATTGCTTTTGGTGTTACTGACAGCTTTTTAGCACCTTACTTTGACATCGGTATAATCAAAGTCTTCATCCATTGAAATGTTATTATCTCTGACTTATTTTCCATTGGCAAAAGCTCGGTGACTGATGCTGCCTTGGAGTATTCGATTAAAAGGGTTGTAGGTCACATCTTAACTGTGTCCTATGCCCGACTGCTGGTAAGAAACTGGATAAGTTTCGTGCTATAATGATCATTCTTACAGATCTGGTCACCACAACATGGAAACTTCAAAATTGGTAGCTGGTGAATGGCGAGCTTGTGATCTTGCAGATTCTGCAGAACTTGATCTTTTGTATCGACCAATTTCTTGTGTTCGGTTTTGTCTGTTCTTTTGTTTCCATGGCAGGCTTAATGGCACAAaaactaacttcactttgaAAACCAAGTTGTTTAGAACACCTTTTAAATGTGTAGAATGGTCATTGTGTATTTCATCATGTCTGTGAAAGATATTAGCTGCTTTTGGTGTATTATTATTGACAGATTTATAACTACGCGTCATTCCCAAACAAACAAGGTAGGGTTCTTTTGGTACAATATGAATCCTCACTTGCCATGTTTCTTCGTTTAAGCTCAATGCAGTGGCAGAAGGAGAAACGAGAGGAAGTCTTGAAATAGTTTGTTTTTGTCACTGTCTCCCATAACTATGCAAGTGTTGTGATTTGTTTAAGATCGTAAGTTTTAAGGTACGTTTAGTATGTGTCAAGAATTTGGTACCTGAAAAGGGAAATAGAAATACAAAATGTATGTTCTTTACTATGGGTTAGACAGGTGGTTCACATAAATTTTGCTTCCAAAACCACATCAAAATAccttccaaaaataataaagatgaCAACAATTACAATAAGATGCAAACAATATGATTGCTCCGGTTACAATGCAAAAATATCTCACGTTCAAGTAGGGTATGGAGAAGGGTTGCACCTCAAGAAGGGGTATGATAATATGCAACTTATCTTGACACAAGCATATACGACCTAAAGATAACGATGGAGTTAGAATTTTCACTAGgaattcaacaataaatatacacgaataagctaaaaaaaattcaacatctactacatatataaaaaaaaaaaaactttgaccTTATATATACGATATAGTTTCCAAGTATGGATCTCTTTAGTCTCCTAGCTCTCCCCGAGTTATAGctcatatcaaaataattttatcgtTACTGCAATGATCCCCTCGTTGTTTCATATATGAACGCCAATCAATTTTAGAAGTAATACTTGAAAAAATTGTAcctaacaaataaataaaaagttgagACAAACAAAATATTCacaatttaaaaaagatatataagttgaaatttaaaaaaagaaaaactcacCCGATTCGATATTGCGTGAATATACTCCGTATAATTTCATACGAAGAGAGTATCAGACCTTATCCCTATCTTATGAGGacgtagaaaaataaaaagattctCGAGTGAAGTAACACACATAAAGAACAGTTTAGTAGCCATAAACGAGTgtcaattttcttttactaCAAATACTTAAAGGTGGGATTTTTCCAAGAAACAGGGAGGAAGAAACGAACCAAGaaattcatttttcttatttgggGTTCAGAATGTGGTTTTTAGGAAGCAAAAGTTGGGTTCTTGGATCAATTTTCTATGTGGGTTTGTTGTTAAAGATGAATTTGTGTATGGGAAATGATGAATTGTTTGTGTCTACAAATGGTACTTCTGGGTGGCCATCATCAGTGACTTCTATGTACATTTTGGGTGATTCTTCTGTTGATTGTGGGGATAATACTCCTTTTTACCCTATTTTGCACCAAAATCTATCTTTGAACCCTTGTAATGGCTCTGATCAAACTCTTCTTCCTCAGCTTCTGGGTACTTACTCTTTCTCTCTGTTGTTGCCTTTCTTTATCTATTTGGTGTATGTATTGTTATTTCTCTGTGATTCTTTTTGGGATTTGTGCAGCTATGGCCTCAAGAAATGATTGAACTTCCAGTGTTTTCTTTTCTGGTTCTTCATTGTGTGTCTGTGTCTGTGTGTGTGGGGTGGCAAGGGGGAGCAAGGGGGTTCATTTGACGAAAAATTACATGTATATTCAAGGTTAAAATCACTTTCTTTTATGTTGAATCCCATTGGCTTCTTCGGGTGTTTATGAAAATTCTGGCTCCATTACAGTCGCGGGGATGGGGGAGGTTAGCTTAACTGTTATTTCTTGAAATGGGTATGTGTAAATTTGGTGTTTTTGTTATGCCTATGGAAGCAGCAGAAATGCTGGAAAATCTTTATTCTGTATGAAGGCATTTTCCTTTGGTTTGTGAATGCTATGTAATTCTCTCTCTGTTATTTGCTATGTCCTTGTTACTTCTGTATTATCGTTTTTATACTGCTTTGATGTGCATTACTCGAGTCGAGGTTCTTTTGGAAGGTCTGCATACATAATGTCCTCCCTAGACGGCTAGAACCCCCACCtatgggattacactgggtatgttgttgtttttaggtgtttggacatgatttggttgatATTTGAAAAGGGTATTTGGAAGTTGAACTCGTGTGTTTTGACGTTTCGTGAgtaaaaacttaaaaagaacttgaaaactcctaaaaacatgtgtttccaacttcaaattatgtatttcaagtttgaagttgaaataaTGAGTCAATTTGATAAACAAACAGTTATTTGAAACAATCTCCAAATATTTACTTCAAATTTTGGAACCAAAATCtgttgccaaatgagttttgccATAGGTCAATTTGATAAACAAAgggttatatgtctttttctataTGAGGCTTAGGTTGAAATTGGTGACTTCTCTCCTGGTTTGAGAAGAATATCATTTCCAAGATTTGTGCTTCTCTATGACTTGGAACTTTTGTGATGTGTTATAATAAAGTCACATAGAAACCGTGGATGTTTGATTAAAATGAACTTGATATGTTGAGTTATCTTAGTATCATACTTAGTCCGGCTTAAAACCGTGGATGTTTGATGAAAATGAACTTGGTTGCTGTAGCTAAGAAGATGGGCTTGCAATATGTCAAACCATTCTACAGCCAGAATGGATCGATGGAGGATCTGCTAAACGGAGTGAATTTTGGTGCTGCACAAGCGACCATCATGTACCCCAAAAGTGGAAGCTACCAGTCCCTCAACCAACAACTACGCCAAGCATTTGAGACCATACAGTTATTGCAACTTCAGCTAGGCCAAGATACTGCAAAAAGTCTAATTGAATCCTCCCTTTTCTACCTGTCATTTGGGAAAGATGATTTGATCAATTACCTAGTTGATGATGAATCTGCTACAAGTCCCGGATACAATGGCCTACATTTCACCCATATTTTGGTTGACCAGATGATAAATGTCATTCAGAATCTTTATGATGCAAATGTTAGGAAGATTGTATGCATGGGCATACTGCCTTTGGGATGTTCACCGAGTGTAATGAGCATAAGGTACAATTCAAGCATTGGCCATAAATTGGGCTGTGAGAACGATGTCAACTTGCTAGTTTTGGAATACAATACAAGGCTAGAGCAGAGGATTGTTGACCTTAACATCAAAATGCGAGGTGCTCAAGTCATATTCTGTGATACCTATCGAGCAATGATGGAATTCATTTTTCATCCTCAAGCCTATGGTATGATCAATGCTTCATACACTTTACCCAAATTAATAGCCTTTCTCATAATTTGCTTAGCCATTGAAGTAGTACAACATACACTGCTTTCTGCATAATCTTTTGATGGTTGCTACATCTCTATTTGCATCACATTGTTGATAATCTTCATTTACTTGATCATACCAATCTAAAGCCCCTTGCAGTCAGGATTATTTGAAAAGGCCTCAAATTTGACAGCGCGTCGTTTCTATAACGATGGATATGTTATTTGAAGTGTCAAGACTATTCTCTCATTGCATATTGGTTTATATCTTTAACTTTGCCAACAACATACGCATTGTGATCCTACAGGTGGGGTTTGGGGTGCCGACATCTTTAGATAGTTCATTTATTTGCCGCCTTCACTTAAAAGAAGCAAATTTTGTTTTAAGGATTTCACATTATGTTATTCCACATACGATTTGGAATTTCATCACACATCGATATTCCATGTACGATTTGTTTGTTCCACTATGCCTTGTTAACTTCATTAATAATTTCACATCTCTAATCTTTGTGCTTTTGTGTAGTCATTTTTccttatgtttttgttttttctctcGATATCATCCTTGCGTCAAGGTGTCTGATCCTAAACGGTTAAAGAAAGAACACATCTTAGTTCTGATTTTGCTTGttcaaaatttagatttttttatcgcattttcagttttcttgtactgatttgtcaaaatagaaaTCTCACCCTTCTGTGAAAATCTTTGCAGGGTTTGAGGATGCAAAGAATGCTTGCTGTGGAACAGGCGACTATGGCGGGACAAAAGGCTGCCTTTCACCTGATATGGCGTGCCCCCGAGCTTCAAGTCATGTATGGTGGGATTTATACAATCCTACTGAAGCTGTGAATATCTTGCTAGCTAATTCAGCATGGTCAGGCGATCCGTTGCCTTCCATTTGTCGTCCGATCACTTTTAAGGCTTTGGAATCCTCTTCATACTAACTAAAATCACAAGTTCAGTGCCTAGTTAGCACTGTTTTTCTCATTCTTGAGAGTAGTTTCCAGTGTGTATTGTGTAGCTTTTGTACTCAGCAATATGTTGAATGATGAGAAACAAACTTAGGTTGGGAAAAtgtatataataaaatgttCAGTTTGATCTAACTTTGACTCTCCATGCATTAGAAATAACGTTTACTGATCACTCTTCGGTCATGCCTTTGAAAAATAGTCACTTTTTACCAACAAgagttgtggtggagtggtaagtactccatCCTTAACCAGAGACTTGGGTTCAAGTCCCCTGGGTACAAAATcgtctttgttagggagcgttttaccccccaatgtgggacttcctggcgtgaatttgaatttagtcGGGCTCCCATGTGCGTACCGGACACCGGATGGGAATAGGGTGCGCATCGGTCGGTTTGATTCAGTTTTAtgtgttattggttcggtttattggtttTTGGTTTGTAAATAcgtcaaaccgataaccaaaccaataacatatttcttatcggtttatggtacttaacggttcggttttcggtttaaccaataagaaaatactcatatatattacatgataagaaaattttcatataaaccatataatttttccagcatttggcatgaaagtaataatcataaaagtaacaatcatttttcttgcaagtttagacactagagtctagacacattcaaaagaaaaagtgtgaaagtaacaatcgtttttCAGCAAGTCTAGGCAATTGGCACATTCAAGTTAGAAGTGTGCTTGCAATTACAGAATGAAACAAGATAAATTGAGATTAAAGTAATAGGGTTTGTAAAATGTTATATAATTAGGGTTTACTGGTCTAggaataaaatagtaaatttagtagaGGCAAAGAGGTAATAGGGTTTTAAGTAATACCAAGATTAAAGTAATAGGGTTTGTAAAATGTTATATAATTAGGGTTTACTGGTCTAgggataaaatagtaaatttagtatagtcttattgggttatcggtttaaccattaacaaaaatcataaaatcggaaaccgaaccgataacctaataaaaaattttgcaaaaccgtttaaaCACTGTTAGctcaataacccaatatcaataaatcaatagtgttttttcggttcgatttattggttaaatcaGTTTTTGCATACCCCTAGGTGggaaaccaaaacaaaaaatagtatGTTTTGGAGTTTCAAATTCAACAAGAGTTCCACAATGACGGTATCTTGGAATTTTACTTGTAAAATTTGAAACTCTATCGACTATGTTTTGGAAAGTGGCTATTTGTGAAATTTACCCATCATGTATATAAAGGGTGTTTAGATAAACTTGTAAGCGGGTTTGATCAAATTATAACTTACAAGTACTTTTTGACTTATCTAAGCGTTTGATAAAATACCAAAACGTGCTTATATGCCAAAAAAAACCTAGAGTTATATATTAGTTAGCACGCTTACAcgccaaaataaaaatagagttatcTATTAGTTAGCTTATAAGAAGTACCATCCtttatttaatcaaaaaatttactattttatccctaatatttttataatccCCAAAATGTCCTTCCCATAACAAACTCATTAACTCCTACTTATTAACTAACTGAAGGTTCAATATACTCGATCAGATATTATAATAATCAAAATCAGAGCTTACTAATAATTGGTGGATTAAAAAAGATATAtctccaaaaagaaaaagaaaaagaaaaacaatactccctccgtccctatttagttattcactttagaaatggcacacatattaaggcaacaatgattagcatagtgaagttacaattttacccttatagtacaatttacaattccaaaataaattaactcaagataactaatcaataTTGGAAagttcataagtttatttactttatttatgacaactttatttaaataagagtataataggaaaaaatttgttgtcctttcttgatttgtcaaaatggacaactaaatagggacaactaaaagagaaaatatggacaactaaatagggacggagggtaCTAATTTGGacatatttgactattttttcataatttccTATTTTTTCAACCAACACAATTAAATGCTTCCACATTCTTAGTTCAAAAATAACTCCTTTTCATATAAACAAGAAAAAGCATTCATGTGACCATATTTTCTCtacataaaagaagaaaaacagaaTTAGctccttttttttcatttgatgtTCGATATTCATATTGAAATCTGACTAATTCTATCATGTAGGGCTCATTTGAGGTTAACGATCCATATCAAGGAATTTTCATaactagaacttgaaattaaaacctttgattaaaaaaaagaacagtCAAATTCATTGTACCATATCCGTTCGTGATAAAAAGAATAACTCACTGTTTTCTCAACTTCCCAACATTTTCATCCAACAAAATTAAATGCTTCCACATTCTCTAGTCTTTctttttatatacttttttctttaattaaagatttcaaaGGGATTGCTTATAATTCTTTATTATAAAagcatattttatattatacaCACACTTCCAGCTTGCAACAAATTGTGGGATTAAAACCTTGTGGACCATTCACATATTATTTCACATGGTGCCAATAAATTAAAGGAgtgtttcttcttcaaccaAATACCTATATACAATTGACAAATAATGGTTTTTGATAAAGTGataattaagtatttttttattcttaatcaaaTATTTCAGGTTTAAGTCTCAAAATATGGAGTCATCATTATCAGAGAGCGTTATAAATTTTTCTGTGTAAAATTGAATTTAGTCAAAATTTAATACGAGTATCGAACATCGggtgaaaaataatttgtaaattagatactccctccgtccctatttagttgtccactttagaaatgacacacagattaaggcaacaatgattagtatagtgaagttacaattttacccttatagtacaatttacaattccaaaataaattcactcaagataattaatcaatgctgggaagttcataagtttatttactttatttatgataactttatttaaataagggtataataggaaaaaaattgttgtcctttcttaattgttaaaatggacaactaaatagggacaactaaaagaNATATTATTTCACATGGTGCCAATAAATTAAAGGAgtgtttcttcttcaaccaAATACCTATATACAATTGACAAATAATGGTTTTTGATAAAGTGataattaagtatttttttattcttaatcaaaTATTTCAGGTTTAAGTCTCAAAATATGGAGTCATCATTATCAGAGAGCGTTATAAATTTTTCTgtgtaaaattgaatttaatcaaaatttaatacGATATCGAACATCGggtgaaaaataatttgtaaattaACTATGTTTTTTTCCTCAATAATTTGTATTGTCAATAAATGATCGATGTTGAGTTgctaataataattaactactAGTACTAGAGTTTTTAAATCACGAGCTTTCTTAAAATACACTTAATTATATGGACTATAAATATTGTGGTGCATAGGCAAATTGTACAGCTAATGAACATGCTGGTGAGTTAATTGGTTTTCTTTCATCCAATTGTAGTTTTACACCGACATGAGATTAATTTAAATGAAACGATATGATTAGTGaagatattttataaatttatttaggATGAgataagagttattattgtatattatatatcaaatcaaatgaaaataGAAACCGACATATGTTCACCCTTGTGACACTGTTAGTACCAGAAGAAGTGATAATAAAAGTGAAAGCGACTCGATCGACAAAAAACAGAATAGCCTCTTTAGAACTTAGCGTCCTTTAAATATGAATTCACATAGAATATCACGTTACCATACGAACATGATCTATAGGAGAAATATGAATCCCAGACTGAAAAGCAAGCTCTTCTATTTTGGTTCAATATGGTTTTTCTGGGCTATATAAAGAAGATCATTCTTATGGCATAAATTGAAACGCGTACTTTATACGTATACACATGATATTACTCGTGGAAACAGTAACTATGacgttttttaaaaaaaacgcaACAACTCATTTTTTTGCGTTTGACTAAAATTCACAATTGAACAAAATGATAGTATTGCTCGTGGCAAGTGTAATTGTAGCGTTTTTAAAAATCGCCATAATTCTGGTAGAGGGGTGGGCACAATTTATTGACCAAGAAATCCAACTTTTCTTATGAAACTTTATTTCTCTAACGTGCATGTCATGCCACTTACGTAATTTCCCATATGAATGGCACATTATACTTCTTTTTATGGTTGGGTGAGTTGGGTGGTGGGGTTACGTa
Coding sequences within:
- the LOC125845512 gene encoding GDSL esterase/lipase At1g71250-like, with the protein product MWFLGSKSWVLGSIFYVGLLLKMNLCMGNDELFVSTNGTSGWPSSVTSMYILGDSSVDCGDNTPFYPILHQNLSLNPCNGSDQTLLPQLLAKKMGLQYVKPFYSQNGSMEDLLNGVNFGAAQATIMYPKSGSYQSLNQQLRQAFETIQLLQLQLGQDTAKSLIESSLFYLSFGKDDLINYLVDDESATSPGYNGLHFTHILVDQMINVIQNLYDANVRKIVCMGILPLGCSPSVMSIRYNSSIGHKLGCENDVNLLVLEYNTRLEQRIVDLNIKMRGAQVIFCDTYRAMMEFIFHPQAYGFEDAKNACCGTGDYGGTKGCLSPDMACPRASSHVWWDLYNPTEAVNILLANSAWSGDPLPSICRPITFKALESSSY